The following coding sequences lie in one Myxococcus xanthus genomic window:
- the hppD gene encoding 4-hydroxyphenylpyruvate dioxygenase has translation MADTAENPLGLNGFEFVEFTSPQPEVMERLFERLGFTAYSKHPSKELVRYKQGGINLLINRESAGQAAEFRAEHGPSASGMAFRVANARSAYEMALERGAKAADPERGSLGEGSYVLEGIGGSLLYLVDRHGAMGSLYDTWQEIPGAEEAEAKNSVGLETLDHLTHNVRRGQMRTWSSFYNRIFGFTEQKYFDIKGQATGLFSQAMIAPDKAIRIPLNESQDDKSQIEEFIRQYKGEGIQHLALTTPDIYDTVERLRARGVALQDTLETYYDLVDKRVPNHGEDLTRMRKNRILIDGSEDEGLLLQIFTENLFGPIFFEIIQRKGNEGFGNGNFQALFESIELDQIRRGVIKVD, from the coding sequence ATGGCGGATACGGCAGAGAACCCTCTTGGGCTGAATGGCTTCGAGTTCGTGGAGTTCACCAGCCCCCAGCCAGAGGTGATGGAGCGCCTCTTCGAGCGGCTGGGGTTCACCGCGTACTCCAAGCACCCGTCCAAGGAACTGGTCCGCTACAAGCAGGGCGGCATCAACCTGCTCATCAACCGCGAGTCCGCAGGACAGGCCGCTGAGTTCCGCGCGGAGCACGGTCCGTCCGCCAGCGGCATGGCCTTCCGCGTGGCGAACGCGCGCAGCGCCTACGAGATGGCCCTGGAGCGTGGCGCCAAGGCGGCGGACCCGGAGCGGGGCTCGCTGGGTGAGGGCTCCTATGTCCTGGAGGGCATCGGTGGCAGCCTGCTGTATCTGGTGGACCGCCACGGGGCGATGGGGTCGCTCTATGACACCTGGCAGGAGATTCCGGGCGCCGAGGAGGCCGAGGCGAAGAACAGCGTGGGCCTGGAGACGCTGGACCACCTGACCCACAACGTGCGCCGCGGGCAGATGCGCACCTGGTCGTCCTTCTACAACCGCATCTTCGGCTTCACCGAGCAGAAGTACTTCGACATCAAGGGCCAGGCCACGGGCCTGTTCAGCCAGGCGATGATCGCTCCGGACAAGGCCATCCGGATTCCGCTCAACGAGAGCCAGGACGACAAGTCGCAGATTGAAGAGTTCATCCGCCAGTACAAGGGCGAGGGCATCCAGCACCTGGCGCTCACCACGCCGGACATCTACGACACCGTGGAGCGGCTGCGCGCGCGCGGCGTGGCGCTGCAGGACACGCTGGAAACCTACTACGACCTGGTCGACAAGCGCGTCCCCAACCACGGCGAGGACCTGACGCGGATGCGCAAGAACCGCATCCTCATCGACGGCAGCGAGGACGAGGGCCTGCTGCTCCAGATCTTCACCGAGAACCTCTTCGGGCCCATCTTCTTCGAAATCATCCAGCGCAAGGGCAACGAGGGCTTCGGGAACGGC